In a single window of the Esox lucius isolate fEsoLuc1 chromosome 22, fEsoLuc1.pri, whole genome shotgun sequence genome:
- the LOC109614917 gene encoding uncharacterized protein LOC109614917 translates to MSWMGACMICVIQFCFGAQDITVKCVEPGYNVTINCTFTTTIQFESDDVNWFIHRQAQPPVAILKSYNSMNIHPFCFISDCRQKYSLLPEHKLIIKNVTADDCAVYYCVKQYKGRSVFSNGTRLMTTGNLASENQSILTTNRADEHGALEKTSDFNTMWLKGLLIGSGVWIAFLTGLVSVLWKRAALQKTHDSHRTSDSPGGSDGLEYEVIQLPLPKRPRPDHSATTTYSEVRNLNPE, encoded by the exons ATGTCATGGATGGGTGCCTGTATGATCT GTGTGATTCAATTCTGTTTTGGAGCGCAGGATATCACAGTAAAATGTGTGGAACCTGGATACAACGTAACTATAAACTGCACTTTTACAACCACTATTCAGTTTGAATCAGATGATGTTAACTGGTTTATACATCGTCAAGCACAGCCTCCTGTGGCCATTTTAAAATCTTATAATAGTATGAACATACACCCTTTTTGTTTTATCAGTGATTGTCGTCAGAAATATTCATTACTACCAGAACATAAATTGATAATAAAGAACGTGACAGCAGATGATTGTGCAGTGTACTACTGTGTAAAGCAATACAAAGGTAGATCTGTATTCAGCAATGGCACCAGACTCATGACTACTg GAAATCTTGCGAGTGAAAACCAATCAATACTAACAACAAACAGAG CTGATGAACATGGAGCATTAGAGAAAACCAGTGACTTCAACACAATGTGGCTAAAAGGTCTTCTTATTGGATCGGGTGTCTGGATTGCATTTCTCACTGGACTGGTGTCAG TGCTGTGGAAGAGAGCGGCTCTCCAAAAGACTCATGACTCTCATCGAACCTCTGATTCACCTGGTGGGTCAGATGGACTGGAG TACGAAGTGATACAACTGCCACTGCCAAAACGACCCAGGCCTGACCACAGCGCCACCACTACATATTCTGAAGTGCGGAATCTAAATCCTGAATAA